The Maniola hyperantus chromosome 19, iAphHyp1.2, whole genome shotgun sequence genome has a window encoding:
- the Vti1a gene encoding vesicle transport through interaction with t-SNAREs homolog 1A — MSTLIQSYEQQYSVLTADITSKIGRLKSSNEDDREQLSRQIQANFEEANDLLEQLELEYRGSGSGSRVAAYRAELQRVREEYRSVASNNAAYNIDPDEYEDWSMVNEQRQRLLDNTETLERTGKTLTEGYRVVLETEQIGAAVLNDLSSQRETIQRSRGRLRETDEQLNRSSRLMNSMVMRALQERFILAAVALALAVLTAIAVYFYVT; from the exons ATGTCTACATTAATCCAGTCGTACGAACAGCAGTATTCGGTGCTCACAGCTGATATTACTTCCAAGATAGGACGTTTAAAATCTTCGAATGAAG ATGATCGAGAACAGTTATCCAGACAAATCCAGGCCAACTTTGAAGAGGCAAATGATTTG CTGGAACAGCTGGAGTTGGAGTACCGAGGCTCAGGGTCTGGGTCCCGGGTTGCGGCGTACCGCGCGGAGCTGCAGAGGGTGCGGGAGGAGTACCGCTCTGTTGCCAGCAACAATGCTGCGT ATAACATAGACCCAGATGAGTATGAAGACTGGTCGATGGTGAACGAGCAGAGACAAAGGCTTCTAGACAACACGGAGACACTGGAGCGGACGGGCAAGACTCTGACGGAGGGGTATAGAGTCGTACTGGAGACGGAGCAGATCGGAGCTGCCGTGCTGAACGACCTGAGCTCACAGAGGGAGACCATTCAGAGGTCCAGGGGACGG TTACGTGAGACTGACGAGCAGCTGAACAGATCCTCCCGCCTCATGAACAGCATGGTGATGAGAGCTCTGCAAGAGAGGTTTATCCTCGCGGCCGTGGCCCTCGCGCTGGCGGTACTCACTGCTATAGCGGTTTACTTCTACGTCACGTAG